In Girardinichthys multiradiatus isolate DD_20200921_A chromosome 18, DD_fGirMul_XY1, whole genome shotgun sequence, a single window of DNA contains:
- the si:ch211-11n16.2 gene encoding zinc finger FYVE domain-containing protein 1 — MSEILMKEMESLSIGPAKPEQLRDGAQSFLLVDEQENLQVQNEAEFVERLSCVDVAGVKVLSIFGNTGDGKSHTLNHILFGGESVFYTSKSPSSCTVGVWAAYNPTLSLIALDTEGLLGAAANQNQRMRLLLKVLAVSDIVVYRTRAERLHNDMFQFLSSASRAYLKHFTRELKALSSRCGLDVPLSSLGPSVIVFQETTHTQLLGHDSKGPGYADTLLQKRFHDLSLGTEAFSSVQYVGTQTITPPTDYSKLLEAVRQQVNNTHTRSARQPGIVFHALEALSERFCGELSDNKMMLYSFFPDEYFTCSSVCLSCNIRCKNGMNHLRDRVPHMADGLCQFAHQYNNKVLICKRCYEGGREVIVVPKTSASSDNPWFGLAKYAWSGYVLECASCGVIYRSRQHWMGNQDPESGVARSEVKHVWEDSDTFLTNHRNAAQRVLDGMNYVIQSVSEYGTGPTKAVTAWLTDQVAPPYWRPNAEITACYGCQKEFEEAERKHHCRSCGEGFCHPCSSHRMPVPERGWGSSPVRVCKTCYRQGGPPDTNSQVCKVEPRGLIARRVTEVAQSTVDMVTTALDYPRSFVKDVARPDYWVPDHNITQCHQCSKTFTPAMSKHHCRACGQGVCGPCSTHIKPVPSRGWDHPVRVCDGCFARTDTL; from the exons ATGTCAGAAATACTGATGAAGGAAATGGAGAGTCTATCGATCGGCCCAGCGAAGCCGGAGCAGCTGAGGGACGGGGCCCAGAGCTTCCTGCTGGTGGACGAACAAGAAAACCTGCAG GTACAAAATGAAGCTGAGTTTGTGGAGAGGCTCAGCTGCGTGGATGTCGCCGGAGTCAAGGTCCTCTCCATCTTTGGCAACACTGGCGATGGCAAGTCCCACACTCTCAACCACATCCTGTTTGGGGGCGAGAGTGTGTTCTACACCTCCAAGTCCCCCAGCTCCTGCACGGTGGGGGTGTGGGCCGCTTACAATCCCACTCTGAGCCTGATCGCTCTGGATACAGAGGGTCTGTTGGGAGCAGCAGCCAATCAAAACCAGAGAATGCGTCTCCTTCTGAAG GTTTTGGCCGTGTCTGATATCGTAGTCTATCGCACACGGGCAGAGCGCCTCCATAACGACATGTTCCAGTTCCTGAGCAGTGCGTCGAGGGCCTACCTGAAGCACTTCACCCGAGAGCTGAAGGCCCTGTCCAGTCGGTGTGGCCTGGACGTCCCCCTGTCCTCTCTCGGGCCTTCGGTCATCGTCTTTCAggagactacacacacacagctgctgGGCCACG ATTCGAAGGGGCCCGGTTATGCCGACACTCTCCTTCAGAAGCGCTTCCATGACCTGAGTTTGGGGACAGAGGCCTTCAGCTCGGTCCAGTACGttggcacccagaccatcactccCCCCACGGATTACAGCAAGCTGCTGGAGGCCGTCAGGCAGCAAGTGAATAACACTCACACACGCTCCGCCCGGCAGCCGGGGATCGTGTTTCATGCTCTGGAA GCTCTGAGTGAGCGTTTCTGTGGGGAGCTATCTGATAATAAGATGATGCTGTACTCCTTCTTCCCTGACGAGTACTTCACCTGCTCCTCTGTGTGCCTCAGCTGCAA CATCCGTTGTAAAAACGGCATGAATCATCTAAGAGACCGGGTCCCCCACATGGCAGATGGACTCTGCCAGTTTGCACATCAGTACAACAACAAGGTCCTCATCTGTAAA CGGTGCTATGAAGGCGGCAGAGAGGTGATTGTTGTGCCCAAAACCTCAGCTTCCTCTGACAACCCGTGGTTTGGGCTGGCCAAGTACGCCTGGTCAGG ATATGTGTTGGAGTGCGCTAGCTGTGGCGTAATCTACAGGAGCAGGCAGCACTGGATGGGCAACCAGGACCCTGAGAGTGGGGTGGCACGGTCCGAGGTCAAACACGTCTGGGAGGAT TCCGACACCTTTCTGACCAACCACCGGAACGCAGCTCAGAGGGTCCTGGACGGGATGAACTATGTGATCCAGTCAGTGTCTGAGTATGGGACCGGCCCCACCAAAGCGGTCACAGCCTGGCTCACTGACCAGGTGGCTCCTCCATACTGGAGACCTAACGCAGAGATCACT GCCTGTTATGGGTGTCAGAAGGAGTTTGAGGAGGCAGAGAGGAAGCATCACTGTCGATCATGCGGCGAGGGTTTCTGTCACCCGTGCTCCAGCCACAGGATGCCGGTGCCTGAGAGGGGCTGGGGCAGCAGTCCTGTCCGAGTGTGTAAGACCTGCTACAGGCAGGGAGGACCTCCTGACACCAACAGCCAGG TGTGTAAAGTGGAGCCTCGTGGTCTGATAGCTCGCAGGGTGACGGAGGTGGCCCAGTCTACAGTGGATATGGTCACCACAGCTTTGGACTATCCGCGTT cttttgttAAGGACGTGGCTCGGCCAGACTACTGGGTCCCGGACCACAACATCACCCAGTGCCATCAGTGCTCGAAGACCTTCACTCCAGCCATGTCTAAGCACCACTGCAGGGCCTGTGGGCAGGGGGTATGCGGCCCATGCTCCACTCACATAAAACCAGTGCCCTCCCGTGGCTGGGACCACCCGGTCAGGGTGTGCGACGGCTGCTTCGCCCGCACCGACACTCTGTAA